The stretch of DNA CGTCTCAACTCTAACCGAAACTAAAATGACAACAGCGCAGTGGTCCTTGACTCACGCGGCCAATCGCGTGATTGATTACAGCTGTGGCCAATCGCATGTTTGTCTACCGTAGCGCGTGCACAGTGATTCTGCATCTGACAGGCATAGTTGCAAAGTCTACTTATTATTAGCGAATTTGGGCTTATTTTCAGAACACGGTTCATTCTTGTGGGCTTCCAAAACAAccaatatatttttgtgaattctgTCAGGGATGATCATATGAAACCTATGTCACTAGTTTGGCAGGTTTCATTGTGACAACTAACCCCTAGTGGACAAAAGGTCAATGAGTGTTCAGTGAACTTTATATTTTTTCCTGGGGAATAACGGAGAAAATTTTTAAATTGACTTGCTCAAGACTTCAATGTATGTGGCTATGCCGATAtatgacttaaaataaataaaacctaccACCTACTCTGGAAAATATTGTGACACACatcaaagaaacatttaaaatctgTTGATATGTTTAACAGACAATATCTTGGTGCTCTGGAGATTGATCAGTTGTTATTTAATGTTATGCATGACTTCGGAAAATGCTTAAATGTTAGCAAAACAGTACCATTCAGTACCACTTTGTGGCCTCTGAGCAAGTAATGGCAAGTAATGGCAATGGATTGCAAAGTAATGGGCATTTGTAATTTGGTAGattcttaaagggcacctattatggaattttgaaaattacctttcctgcaaagttttatatatgaaagttcaccgtaaaaaatgttattgtctctcaaaattaGGAGTTgactgagtcaatgtaatgaatcgtttttccaacgagtcattttccttttcgttgtgacgtcaagaccaaaaattatcaaattgtccgcgcccactcattgcgcgcgcagacaccagggaaaacttgaaaatatcttgtcgacaacaagacgctgtgttctgaagtgcatatcaacagcgacctttttttcactgccagggatgagcatgtgaagaatcagtggctagagtttatatttacaactataccacacaagtatagcccgaaccttgtgctgtgttcgcgtcattttaatgatgactgctttacgaacatgaatgctttcaagtgtggattcgcgagccggttgatactgaaggaaggttcagtaccaagtttatttggatcagcttcctcctccgaatcacaacctgtaagtattattaataattgttgcttttatgtgttttttagcatgcttaataagtatttgtgtgtgttgtgtaagttatgctcagcgcagcttctaggtctccaatgtcaatttttttgaaatatgtgaaatgtttgtcgatgttattggagttgtcataaagaatagagcaataacttgtagtaatgcagtgctttaccaatatgtttatgcgttgggctaacgcaaacaataactgattgggtatttaccaccgaactttgggctatgatcgctaacataaattaactcaaattccttctctgattttgattttttttactacaaatcggtgatgggcgttccgtttccgacaatttctgcacagagtataccaatcacaactgactgggtcatctgaccaatcaccgcagattagcatcacgcaaaggaggggtttggaaaaatgagtcgttgaacgaatcattttgggagtcggtgagcaaatcacgtaaacataaatgcatattataagacaacaaaagtgttttttgtcattgcatacatgtaaaactgttgttggggactcccaaaacaatattaggaacattttaaatgccataataggtgccctttaaataaaTGAACTAGTACTTATTGGAATTAAGCTGGGTCTCTTAATTCAGAAGAACTTTGCATGGATGCTTACTTTGGTGTTACTGCCCCTAATAGTCCTCATACCACCCTCTTGTCAccatataaatacatttctagATTTGCCTCAGGTCATTGGAGAGTCTAGCCAATTACAAATAAGCGGTGTTGTAATCAGACCTTGTGTAGCCGCTTTGGGGCAGCTGAGCCAAGATGCTAGTCTTGACTCACTCTCGGACAAAATTTCTAACCAGCATGCACTGCTTTAAGTCAGGCACCAATCTTTCTGCGCAGCGCTGCATGAAGTCGAACACACCTAATGCCTTTTCCTGCACAGATGACCCATTATGGAATGATGTCGTCATATTCTCTACACAACTGAAATTCCATGCTAAACAAACCTCCAAGGGACatgttgaaattgttttaaaTACGCAATGATAACCATATCAACCTAAAGTATGTGTACCTCAAAAGTAAACTTACTGAGTTGGCAGTTCCACTTGTTGCCATCAGTGATTGGCTGTCGAGTGTGTTCTGGGCGGTACTGGGGGTGGCGCTTACAGTGAGAGAAGGGAGGCGTATGAGCCGAATGTTATGTGGGAGCATGTGAGGCTGTTTCTGCAAGTCATTCAGTAAACTCAGCAGAGAGTACTGCGATAATTGCTGCTCCAGGGACAGACCGTCCATCGTGATCGGCTGTGACAACAGGACACGTCAATAAATCAGACGTTAATTTGACAAAAGCAGGGCATTTGAAGTAGGGTcatcaaaaaaaacaacaacacatggGCCAATGGAATCAGAGAATATTAATTTGTATCATTCAATAAAGCAATAAGTCTGTCAAGTCTGAGTCACAGTGACTTTACCACAGGTAAGGTGTGTTTTTTACCACTTTGTgtaaaatcacagtactgcacaaactcaagtggcttattgcttttttaaaaaaaaaacagcaatttttaAAAGACACCAATATTCAAAAagcaattacatttattattaataatcattggAATAAACAATTACAGCAAGTAATATACTGTAGTTCTGTAGCCTAACAAAAGCTTAACTGCCAAGCAATGTAGCAACTTTAATATAGCGATCACATGTGTGCGTTTAAGCCATTAAATATCTAAACAGGAGAATGGaaacatttaattaacattttgataaaaataataaaaaaaactactaaACCCTAATTTATACACTGTAACAACagttaaaaaagttaattaaaacaGTAATGAACAGTAGCATTTTAAAAACAGACCTAGCAAGCTACCAAAAATAACCCTTTAATTGCACAGATTTCACAATAAAACACATGCTGTGCTGTTTAGGGAGAGAGTGGATGCCTAGCTTACCTGTGCGATGGGTATCTGAGGTAAAACTGTAGTTGGGAGGGTGGAGGTGGGCTGCTGTGGGTTAATATTGGATGAGGGGGAGGGGCCAGTGTCCTGGGCGGGAGGAGAGGGAGGAAAGTGACTGGCGGCGCTGATGCCCAGGTGCGTCAAGTTGGTGGTCAGGTTGCTGGTGTTGCTGGAGCTGGATGTGGGGAAGGTGATGGGGTCATCCGGATCCAGCGGAGTGGGAAGAGGAGGAGGGAACTGGATGTTTGTTAGATCCGGTAAAGAGCCACCTGTGCTGTGAGCCGCTGGCATCAGAGAGATATTCATTTCTTGATCAGGAGATGGAAATATGCTGGAACAATTAAACAGAACACAGAGtgaaaaatgctacagaaatataAAGACACATTGAAACTTTACTGGGGAGACACCTAAACAGGTGAATATCACACGTCCAGGTCACATTTGAACCCaaaaataaaggtaaaaaaaatgcAACTTATTTTAAGTGTGACAGGGCAGGCAAGGAAGGAGGATCTAAATGAAGCTTTATTTAACTGAAAAGCAAAACACAGGTAACCAAGCACAgaacataaacaatatatgcaaagactgacaaactaaccagAGGAAGAACAGGCTTAAACagacaagggaaaacaaggaacacctggggaaacaatcagggagaaccaatcatgaaataaaactacaaaaggacaacaaaacaaacaggaaagtgGGAACTAAAccataatttcaacataaaagcacaaaaacaggaaTATGTAACATGTATCATggtgaaaaattatatatttttcattacataaataaataaaaacaatttaaggtCCATTGTTAACATAGTCTCATTTGAACTTACAAAATGTATGTCGGGGTAAGACTGTAAATatctgtaaagcagtcaatggaaaggaggaggcgagaaccggctttacaatataaataatattttaattaataacttaaagacaaacacacacatgacggacatgtccgtaaacgatctctctctcccgcacaatcctccgcagtttacctttatccctctcggaggcttgattagcctgataagggactgggtgtgtaggatcacgacccggccccgccctgccacaatatctATTTCAATTAATAGGTTTGATTAACTGTTCTTTCTCTAATACATAcattacataatacataataaacTGTTAACCATTGTATAAGTAATAACTAATGAGTGTataatgttcacgttaacatgTTATCTTATATTACGATACATAGTACATAAGAATTAATGATTAggcaatgttttatttctgtacaaatgtttttttttctgtgtatagtgaaattgcTTTAATATTCAATTTAGATGATTTGATTTCACGAGGGAAAAAAGGCACCACTGACAGCAGTAAAAGACTGACAAAAATTTTATTTGATACAATTACGAGACAACTTGTCATCTGCGAAGAGCATAAAAAACTAGAACGGCTGCAGTGACACTCAGTATTTTCCGAAAATTTTGTagcaaactttttatttaaatacattaatattttcaCTTTTAGCAGCGAAgtaaatcgacacaacgtcgagtgatggacagaaggggaacttgcgTTGCTTATTGCTAAGAAGTAAACTTATCTGCGACATTCATTACAACATCTAATTTTGACGTCATATGAGTTTAGAACACGAGATTGactaaattcatttttgggtgaactatccctttaaactcacTTAATCCCAGGAATATCTGGTGTGTGAAGAGATGCTTTAGGATCGTCTTGCTCCATCTCTGTTTCAGTGTCCTCTGTGTCAGGAGGAGTGAGCAAGAGCACTGGAGGGACAGAAATAGATgaaatgagatgaagactgttCTGAATCAGGTGATTGTAAATGAAGAACAAACACCTACCCACAGCATTTAACAACTAGATAAATAcactttctgaagaaaatatgagtgatGCTTTCCAGTGACAACTCGCTGCCACAATGCCAAATAAGTCTCTATGTTCgtttgattgcttagaaaagtaatgacACACCTTTCCCCAATATGTCAAACAATTTGAGATGCCATCCATGTCTGTAGCACGCAACAGTGCACAATATGTTATGTGCATTTAAGTTTAATATAACaacttcaatttaatttaatacttgGTTActgggggcctgggaagctcagcgagtattgacacagactaccacacctggagtcgggagttcgaatccaaggcgggctgagtgactccagctaggtctccgaAGCAtccacattggcccggttgctagggagggtagagtcacatggggtaacatcttTCTGGTCACGAtaaggggttcttgctctcaatggggcacgtggtaagttgtgcggagagtagcataagcctcccatgctgtgagtctccgcattgtcatgcacagtgagccacatgataagccccatggattgacggtctcagaagcagaggaaactgagacttgtcctcaacCATCCGAATTGAGgggaggacctactaagtagtgggaattgggcattccaaattggaagatgaaatggggataaaaaataaaatacttggttGCTTAGAGTTCCCACGTATAGCTTTAGCAAACACCACAGGCCTGTACTGGCAATGTCCATCATTTAAAAAGGTCTACACATTAAGtgttgataaaataaatattgatttactGTACTGTAGCTACCAACAAGTGTGTAGTTCTCTCTTTTTCACATAAATAATTTCTGTAGAATTCCTGAAATTTTCCCAAACAATCCATGCAGATTCCACGTAGGCTTACTAATAAAcgatcttaaagggacagttcacccagaaatgaaaattcactcattatttactcaccctcatgccatcccagatgtgtatgactttctcacttctgcagaacacaaattaagatttttagaagaatatctcagctatgttggtcttcacaatacaagtgaatggtgacgagtGTTTTGAATGTCCACAAATGACATaaggaggcataaaagtaattcatatgactaaagtggttaaatccatatgttctgaagcaatataatagttgTTGGtcagaaacagattcatatttaagtcatgtttactatcaatctccaccatTGACCAGCCCCAACAGTAGGTGGCTCAATGTGAAAGTCACTTAGACACcataatgtggaagtgaaagtaaatggatagatttacagttaaaaaaacacttaaatattaatctgtttcttacccacacctatcatatcgcttctgaagagatggatatcgtattaattacttttatactgccttttggaccttcaaagttctggtcaccattcacttgcattgtgaggacaaatagagctgagatattcttctaaaaatatttgtttgttctgcagaagaaagtaagtcatacacatctgaaatgagaaaatgtgcatttttgggtgaactatacatttaacaaattgtaaaaagaaacaataaataaacatcttACATGTTTTAACTCCTTTTGACTGCAATTCCTGAGATCCACCAACAAAAGTGTCCTGTGGAGCTGGATTCACAGCGCTTTGATGTAAAGCTGAGTCAGAGTTGGCTCTGCAGCAAACCAAATGTAAGGccaatatttaaagaaaatgataTATGCCCTTTGAAATGTTTGGTCGATTAGTTTATGACGAATATTGCTTTACCTCCTCCAGCTTGTGTCGGGGGGTGGTGACAGATATACTGAGCCATAGGGGCAGCTGTCAATGTATTTAGAGTTAAGGACATGTCTCACACATGTagaaagaaacacaaaaacattggCAGAGTAAATCCTGGCTGTTTCTGGTAAAGACAAAGGATATCTGGCGTCCGTGCTTGTCCACAGACAAAGGTCTGCGATGTGGAGAAGCAATGCGATTCCGGTCACGATACACGCGGTCCACCAGGCCATGATGTCGAGTGGTCCGATTGGTGTCCAATACTGCCGTCTGTAAAAGAATCTGATTTATTGAAGAGATCTTCTAGCTCAAAACCTGGTTTGTTGAGGAAAAAGGCACAAAACTGTTGCTGCAGTGCTGGGCAAATAAAAGCATAATACAGCCTGCACGCAAAAGATGGGCTGGCAGTATGAAGGCTTAAAGCAATGAGAACCATTCTGTACATCCT from Xyrauchen texanus isolate HMW12.3.18 chromosome 39, RBS_HiC_50CHRs, whole genome shotgun sequence encodes:
- the crtc1b gene encoding CREB-regulated transcription coactivator 1b, whose product is MATSNNPRKFSEKIALHNQKQAEETAAFEEVMKDLSITRAARLQLQKTQYLQLSQNRAQCYGGSLPNVNQIGNSNTDLPFQTAVLDTNRTTRHHGLVDRVYRDRNRIASPHRRPLSVDKHGRQIDSCPYGSVYLSPPPDTSWRRANSDSALHQSAVNPAPQDTFVGGSQELQSKGVKTLLLLTPPDTEDTETEMEQDDPKASLHTPDIPGINIFPSPDQEMNISLMPAAHSTGGSLPDLTNIQFPPPLPTPLDPDDPITFPTSSSSNTSNLTTNLTHLGISAASHFPPSPPAQDTGPSPSSNINPQQPTSTLPTTVLPQIPIAQPITMDGLSLEQQLSQYSLLSLLNDLQKQPHMLPHNIRLIRLPSLTVSATPSTAQNTLDSQSLMATSGTANSYRNQTGSSANQSPTSQVSNQGFSPGGSPQHIPVAGSIFGDSFYEQQLPSKQTNALSNQLEQFTMNMMENPGSSSHCSTLNYTQAAMMGLTGSHSSHQDSQQLSYSSHGNIPNIILTVTGESPPSLSKDLTSSLASVGDVSFDADSQFPLDELKIDPLTLDGLHMLNDPDMVLADPATEHTFRMDRL